A portion of the Oncorhynchus masou masou isolate Uvic2021 chromosome 11, UVic_Omas_1.1, whole genome shotgun sequence genome contains these proteins:
- the LOC135548302 gene encoding nipped-B-like protein isoform X1, producing the protein MNGDMPHVPITTLAGIASLTDLLNQLPLPSPLPATTTKSLLFNGRIAEEVNCLLACRDENLVSQLAHSLNQVSTEHIELKDNLGSDDPEGDVPVLLQTVLSRNPNIFREKNIMQQPMMPQYKMSQNSMHGSPASTNYQQTTISHSPSSRFAPPQMGSDARFTPQQNSPVPSPYAPQSPAAYMQQYPHPPSYSQHQQIQQGSPQRPVQPCLEVQTQPQASPHQNPSTPTLVASPMVPGGMRNIHDNKVSGQISSNSANHNARHGSNEDYMNIVHRLGNEESDPSMRNASFPLRSPQSVCSPAGSEGTPKAGLRPSLILHSPNPYASPRDSAPDLLLDSPDCKKKQKKLTKEEKEQLDKAAMYDIVSSPSKDSTKLTLKLSRVKSTEMDPSGELLPGAEDQDTDLAYNSLQFSRTQQDLAHRLAPGQGEQSGYQQVPVLQNTKQAGGVISGAVYDDAEMDALAEIERIERETLIERERCSKEVQDKDKPLKKRKQDSYPQEPGAGGTAGATQPGVGGGNAGSKLAPQEASAASNGASRPALMVSIDLQQAGRADGQPEVNIGTHTPALRSWPEERLCPGDGPDSTGVLRLNSKTEGDTLQTADVRPEVIKQRADTPKKLGPDVRPETPKHKHENRRDSSKHRHDGKPDNSKARPDARMPDKSRQRHEGRSDSGHREDRSRDSDPSRIRRPETPNKSSRGEHDSKHGRDRDRERGDKDRERKHRTEAGDPRDRRSPEQRSKPESPRVKQEGRGGVEHSGRQRTDRPGPNLKSPNKEERRSGEERRSGDGSRNRQDSKQQPAENKQEFPAYLLGGVKSGGFKNFVIPKVKRDKDGHVLAAEMRKPGLGSVVEGWKEPRVKLERLGLVEKMKTAAKPVVVLQKLSIDEVQKIIRERKDRSARSSKSSKSRPSHWISEKESTMPLCERVKMNKRKRSTIKEKPKYAEVNSDDDDDDDDSVTESPRKRHKKEREKTWEPDERRGSGRRGSGSRHRERSPEDSYDESPPPSMSDLARKMKKKEKQKKRKAYEPKLTAEELMDSSTFKRFSASVDNILESLEDIDFNAMDDDEIPQELLLGKHQLSELASESAKIKAMGITFRLSSGKLVKVLNILEKNIQDGSKLSTLMNHDADAEDEERLWRDLIMERVTKSADACLTALNIMTSARMPKAVYIEDVIERVLQYTKFHLQNTLYPQYDPVYRVDPHGGGLLSSRAKRAKSSTHKQRVIIMLYNKVCDIVSNISELLEIQLLTDTTILQVSSMGITPFFVESVSELQLCAIKLVTAVFSRYEKHRQLILEEIFTSLARLPTSKRSLRNFRLNSSDKDGEPMYIQMVTALVLQLIQCVVHLPNNRDSHDEYDKKVDQDVLITNSYETAMRAAQNFLSVFLKKCGSKQGEEDYRPLFENFVQDLLSTVNKPEWPAAELLLSLLGRLLVHQFSNKQTEMALRVASLDYLGTVAARLRKDGVTSKMDQRSIDRILRETQGNDETQQLQKALLDYMDENAETDPSLIFARKFYIAQWFRDTLTEMEKAMKSQNQRGDEDSSEGQHHAKDIETTGEIMQRAEARKKYLRNIIKTAPSQFSTLRMNSDTVDYDDSCLIVRYLASMRPFAQSFDIYLTQILRVLGESAIAVRTKAMKCLSEVVAVDPSILARLDMQRGVHGRLMDNSTSVREAAVELLGRFVLSRPQLTEQYYDMLIERILDTGISVRKRVIKILRDICLEQPTFNKITEMCVKMIRRVNDEEGIKKLVNETFQKLWFTPTPNHDKDAMTRKILNITDVVSACKDTGYDWFEQLLQNLLKTEEDAAYKPARKACVQLVDNLVEHILKYEESLTDIENKGVNSNRLVSCITTLFLFSKIRSQLMVKHAMTIQPYLTTKCNTQSDFMVICNVAKILELVIPLMEHPSETFLTTIEEDLMKLIIKYGMTVVQHCVSCLGAVVNRVTRNYKFVWACFNRYYGALTKLKTQHSEDSNNPVLAANKPALLRSLFTVGALCRHFDFDEEEFKGPTKVVIKEKVMELLLYFTKHEDEEVQTKAIIGLGFQFIQYPGLMFMQDVMSLYNGILSDRKSSVNLKIQVLKNLQTYLQEEDSRMQEADQQWKKLSKQEDLKEMGDISSGMSSSIMQLYLKQVLEAFFHTQSTVRHFALNVIALTLNQGLIHPVQCVPYLIAMGTDPEPTMRNKADQQLVEIDKKYSGFIHMKAVAGMKMSYQVQQAIWSAKGTVIRGYRQDETTSALCAHLFSMVRSNRQHRRAFLISLLNLFDDSSKIEVNMLLYMADNLACFPYQIQEEPLFIMHHIDITLSVSGSNLLQSFKESLLKEPRQREKKSKERKYQSEEENSSSSSSSEEEHHRHSISSNSSDEDNEVVHRPKKPKHRAQAPVKSDSDSDLEMEDLDKVMQRLPDNPIPLLDFANASQGILLLLVLKQHLKNLYGFSDSKIQKYSPTESAKVYEKAVNRKGHVHFSPHQTLDFLTSDLANVELTYDIKRRIVKQYLDFKLLMEHLDPDEEDEEGEASASANARNKAITSLLGGPSHQDHKNHHQDHKNHHQAPIETDDDESDGDEKTPVSSRRSRKHGDSAEASGHMNETLAARDVIALCCPKYKDRPQIARIIQKTNTGYRVQWMAGSYSGVWGEAKKRDGRKTVPWVDTIKESDIIYKKIALTSAHKLTNRVVQTLRSLYSAKEGTS; encoded by the exons ATATAATGCAGCAGCCAATGATGCCGCAGTACAAGATGTCCCAGAATTCCATGCATGGGAGTCCGGCGTCGACAAACTACCAGCAAACCACTATCTCACACAGCCCTTCTAG TCGCTTTGCCCCTCCACAGATGGGGTCGGATGCCAGGTTCACGCCCCAGCAGAACAGCCCTGTGCCCAGCCCCTATGCCCCCCAAAGCCCTGCTGCTTACATGCAGCAGTACCCTCACCCACCTAGCTACTCTCAGCACCAACAGATCCAGCAAG GAAGCCCCCAGAGGCCTGTGCAGCCCTGCCTAGAGGTGCAGACCCAGCCGCAGGCCTCCCCCCACCAGAACCCCTCCACCCCAACCTTAG TTGCCAGCCCCATGGTTCCTGGCGGCATGCGGAACATCCACGACAACAAGGTCTCCGGGCAAATTTCAAGCAACTCAGCCAATCACAATGCCAGACATGGCTCCAACGAAGACTACATGAACATAGTCCACAGATTAGGGAATGAG GAGAGTGATCCTTCCATGAGAAATGCCTCCTTCCCACTCCGTTCGCCCCAGTCTGTTTGTTCGCCTGCTGGCAGCGAAGGGACCCCAAAAG CAGGATTACGACCTAGCCTCATCCTTCACTCCCCAAACCCTTACGCTTCCCCCCGTGACAGCGCTCCCGACCTCCTCCTGGACTCTCCTGACTgcaagaagaagcagaagaagctaactaaagaggagaaggagcagTTGGATAAAGCTGCTATGTACGATATTGTCAGCTCTCCCTCTAAAGACTCTACCAAGCTGACCCTTAAACTGTCCCGGGTGAAGTCCACTGAGATGGACCCGTCCGGAGAGCTCCTACCTGGGGCAGAGGACCAGGACACTGACCTGGCCTACAACAGCCTGCAGTTCTCCCGGACGCAGCAGGACCTTGCCCACAGGTTAGCCCCGGGCCAGGGGGAGCAGTCAGGCTACCAGCAGGTCCCTGTGCTCCAGAACACTAAGCAGGCTGGAGGGGTGATCAGTGGAGCTGTTTACGACGATGCTGAGATGGACGCGCTCGCTGAGATCGAGAGGATAGAACGGGAGACGCTCATAGAAAGGGAGCGTTGCTCCAAAGAGGTTCAGGATAAAG ACAAGCCACTGAAGAAGCGGAAGCAGGACTCGTATCCCCAAGAGCCTGGTGCTGGAGGTACAGCGGGGGCAACCCAACCTGGCGTGGGAGGGGGAAATGCTGGCAGCAAGCTGGCACCCCAGGAGGCTAGTGCTGCCAGTAATGGTGCGAGCCGGCCTGCCCTAATGGTCAGCATCGACCTGCAGCAAGCAGGTAGAGCTGACGGGCAGCCAGAGGTAAATATAGGCACCCACACCCCTGCCCTGAGGAGCTGGCCTGAGGAACGCCTGTGTCCTGGGGACGGCCCCGACTCCACTGGAGTCCTGCGGCTAAACTCCAAGACAGAAGGAGACACACTACAGACTGCAGACGTCCGGCCAGAGGTCATCAAGCAGCGTGCCGACACCCCCAAGAAGCTGGGCCCCGACGTCCGACCGGAGACCCCCAAACACAAGCACGAAAACAGACGAGACTCGTCCAAACATCGACACGATGGCAAACCTGACAATAGCAAGGCCCGCCCTGACGCCAGGATGCCTGACAAGTCACGGCAACGGCACGAGGGTCGCTCAGACTCTGGTCACAGGGAGGACAGGTCCCGGGACAGTGACCCATCCCGCATCCGCAGGCCAGAGACCCCCAACAAGTCCAGCAGGGGGGAACATGACTCCAAACATGgacgggacagagacagggagcggGGGGATaaggacagggagaggaaacaCAGGACAGAGGCAGGGGATCCACGGGACCGACGATCTCCAGAGCAGCGCTCCAAGCCAGAGAGCCCGCGGGTTAAGCAGGAAGGGCGAGGGGGGGTGGAACACAGTGGGCGCCAGAGGACTGACCGACCAGGCCCCAACCTCAAATCCCCcaataaagaggagaggaggagcggggaggagaggaggagtggggacgGCAGCAGGAACCGACAGGACTCTAAGCAACAACCTGCTGAAAACAAGCAGGAGTTCCCTGCTTACCTGCTGGGGGGTGTGAAGTCTGGAGGCTTTAAGAACTTTGTGATTCCCAAAGTGAAGCGGGATAAGGATGGGCATGTGTTGGCAGCTGAGATGAGGAAGCCTGGTCTGGGTTCAGTAGTGGAGGGCTGGAAGGAGCCCCGGGTCAAGCTGGAGCGACTGGGGCTGGTAGAGAAGATGAAGACAGCAGCCAAACCGGTTGTGGTGCTGCAGAAACTCAGCATCGACGAGGTGCAGAAAATCATCAGGGAGAGGAAAGATAGAAGCGCACGCAGCTCCAAGTCCTCCAAGAGCAGACCCTCTCATTGGATTTCTGAGAAAG AGTCCACCATGCCACTGTGTGAGAGGGTGAAGATGAACAAACGCAAGCGCAGTACCATCAAGGAGAAGCCCAAGTACGCCGAGGTCAACTccgatgatgacgatgatgacgaCGACTCTGTGACTGAGT CTCCGCGGAAGCGTCACAAGAAGGAGCGGGAAAAGACATGGGAGCCTGATGAGAGGCGAGGCTCAGGGCGCAGGGGTTCCGGCAGCCGCCACCGTGAACGCAGCCCAGAGGATTCATACGATGAGTCCCCACCGCCCAGCATGAGTGACC TTGCCAGAAAGATGAAGAAGAAGGAGAAACAGAAGAAAAGAAAGGCATATGAGCCCAAGCTGACAGCAGAAG AACTGATGGACTCCTCCACGTTCAAGAGGTTCTCAGCCAGTGTGGACAACATTCTGGAGAGTTTGGAGGACATTGACTTCAATGCCATGG ATGATGATGAGATCCCACAGGAGCTTCTGCTGGGGAAACACCAGCTGAGTGAACTGGCCAGTGAATCTGCTAAGATCAAGGCCATGGGCATCACCTTCAGG CTTTCATCTGGTAAGTTGGTGAAGGTCCTGAACATCCTGGAGAAAAACATTCAGGACGGGTCCAAACTCTCCACACTGATGAACCAT gACGCAGACGCAGAAGACGAGGAGCGACTGTGGCGTGACCTCATCATGGAGCGAGTGACAAAGTCAGCTGACGCCTGTCTGACTGCCCTCAACATCATGACATCGGCCCGCATGCCCAAGGCGGTGTACATCGAGGACGTGATTGAGAGAGTGCTGCAGTACACCAAGTTTCACCTGCAAAACACCCTCTACCCTCAGTATGACCCTGTCTACAGAGTGGACCCTCACGGAG gTGGCTTGCTGAGCTCCAGGGCTAAGAGAGCTAAAAGCTCCACACACAAGCAGAGGGTGATCATCATGCTCTACAACAAGGTGTGTGACATCGTCAGCAACATCTCTGAGCTCCTGGAGATACAGCTGTTGACTGACACCACCATCCTGCAG gTCTCCTCCATGGGCATCACTCCATTCTTTGTAGAGAGTGTCAGTGAGCTACAGCTGTGTGCCATCAAACTAGTGACTGCG GTGTTCTCTCGCTATGAAAAACACAGGCAGCTCATCCTGGAAGAGATCTTCACCTCTCTGGCCAGACTACCCACCAGCAAACGCAGCCTCAGGAACTTCAG GCTGAACAGCAGTGATAAGGATGGGGAGCCCATGTACATCCAGATGGTCACAGCTCTGGTGCTTCAGCTTATCCAATGTGTGGTGCACCTCCCGAACAACAGGGACAGTCACGACGAGTATGATAAGAAG GTGGACCAAGATGTCCTGATCACAAACTCTTATGAGACGGCAATGCGAGCAGCTCAGAACTTCCTGTCCGTCTTCCTAAAGAA gtGTGGCAgtaagcagggagaggaggactatCGCCCACTGTTTGAAAACTTTGTCCAGGACCTGCTGTCTACGGTGAACAAACCAGAGTGGCCAGCTGCTGAGCTTCTCCTCAGTCTGCTGGGTCGTCTACTG GTGCATCAGTTTAGCAATAAGCAGACAGAGATGGCTCTGAGGGTGGCATCGCTAGACTACCTGGGCACTGTCGCTGCCCGCCTGCGCAAAGACGGCGTCACCAGCAAGATGGACCAGCGCTCCATCGACCGCATCCTCAGAGAG ACTCAAGGCAATGATGAGACCCAGCAGCTGCAGAAGGCCCTGTTGGACTACATGGATGAGAACGCAGAGACGGATCCATCTCTAATT TTTGCCAGGAAGTTCTACATTGCCCAGTGGTTCAGGGACACTTTGACAGAGATGGAGAAGGCCATGAAGTCTCAGAACCAGCGAGGGGACGAGGACTCTTCTGAAGGCCAGCACCACGCCAAGGACATCGAGACCACCGGAGAGATCATGCAGAGAGCCGAGGCACGCAAGAAGTACCTCCGCAACATTATCAAGACCGCGCCCTCGCAGTTCAGCACACTGAG GATGAACTCTGACACTGTGGACTATGATGACTCTTGCCTGATTGTCAGATATTTGGCCTCTATGAGGCCATTCGCTCAGAGCTTCGATATTTATTTAACACAG ATTCTGAGAGTGCTGGGGGAGAGTGCCATAGCTGTCAGAACTAAAGCCATGAAGTGTTTGTCTGAGGTGGTGGCTGTAGACCCCAGTATTCTGGCCAGG TTGGACATGCAGCGCGGGGTCCATGGTCGTCTGATGGACAACTCCACCAGTGTACGAGAGGCTGCTGTGGAGCTGCTGGGGCGTTTTGTGCTGAGCAGACCCCAGCTCACAGAGCAGTACTACGACATGCTGATCGAGAGGATACTG GATACGGGTATCAGTGTGAGGAAGAGGGTGATTAAGATCCTTCGAGACATCTGTCTGGAGCAACCCACCTTCAACAAGATCACTGAGATGTGTGTCAAGATGATCCGCAGGGTCAATGACGAGGAGGGCATCAAG AAACTTGTGAACGAGACCTTCCAGAAACTCTGGTTCACCCCTACACCCAATCACGATAAAGACGCCATGACCCGCAAGATCCTCAACATCACAGATGTG GTGTCTGCATGCAAAGATACAGGCTATGACTGGTTTGAGCAGCTGCTTCAAAAT CTGCTGAAGACAGAGGAAGATGCCGCCTATAAGCCAGCCAGAAAGGCCTGCGTTCAGCTGGTGGACAATCTAGTGGAACACATCCTAAAATATGAAGAGTCTCTCACTG aCATTGAGAACAAGGGGGTGAATTCTAACCGTCTGGTGTCCTGCATCACCACCCTCTTTCTGTTCAGTAAAATTCGATCCCAGCTGATGGTCAAACATGCCATGACCATCCAGCCTTATCTCACCACCAAGTGCAAC ACCCAGAGTGACTTTATGGTGATCTGTAATGTGGCCAAGATCCTTGAGCTGGTGATCCCTCTGATGGAGCACCCCTCTGAGACCTTCCTCACCACCATAGAGGAAGACCTGATGAAGCTCATCATCAAATACGGCATGACG GTTGTACAACACTGTGTGAGCTGTCTTGGAGCTGTGGTGAACAGGGTCACTCGCAACTACAAGTTTGTGTGGGCTTGTTTCAACCGTTACTATGGTGCCCTGACCAAGCTGAAGACCCAGCACTCTGAGGACTCCAACAACCCTGTTCTGGCTGCTAACAAACCGGCCTTGCTGCGCTCGCTGTTCACTGTGGGGGCACTCTGTCGCCACTTTGACTTTGACGAGGAGGAATTCAAAGGCCCCACAAAG GTTGTGATAAAGGAAAAAGTGATGGAGCTTTTGCTGTACTTCACTAAGCATGAAGATGAGGAAGTTCAGACCAAGGCCATCATTGGTCTAG GCTTCCAGTTCATCCAGTACCCAGGGCTGATGTTCATGCAGGATGTTATGAGTCTGTACAATGGCATCCTATCGGACAGGAAGAGCTCTGTCAACCTAAAGATCCAGGTGCTGAAGAACCTGCAGACATACCTGCAGGAGGAAGACTCGCGCATGCAGGAGGCCGACCAACAGT GGAAGAAGCTGTCGAAGCAGGAGGACCTGAAGGAGATGGGTGATATCTCGTCAGGTATGAGCAGCTCCATCATGCAGCTGTACCTGAAGCAGGTGCTGGAGGCCTTCTTCCACACACAGTCCACCGTACGACATTTTGCCCTCAACGTCATTGCCCTGACACTCAACCAGGGCCTCATCCATCCTGTACAG TGTGTGCCCTACCTGATTGCCATGGGAACGGACCCAGAGCCCACCATGAGGAATAAGGCAGACCAGCAGCTGGTGGAGATTGATAAGAAATACAGCGGCTTCATCcat atGAAGGCCGTGGCGGGGATGAAGATGTCTTACCAGGTGCAGCAGGCTATCTGGTCAGCTAAGGGTACGGTGATCCGGGGTTACCGGCAGGACGAGACCACCTCCGCCCTCTGCGCCCACCTCTTCTCCATGGTCCGATCCAACCGGCAGCACCGACGAGCCTTCCTCATCTCACTGCTCAACTTGTTTGATGACAGCTCG AAGATTGAGGTCAACATGCTTCTGTACATGGCAGACAACCTAGCCTGTTTCCCCTACCAGATCCAGGAGGAGCCTCTCTTCATCATGCACCACATTGACATCACCCTGTCTGTGTCCGGCAGCAACCTGCTGCAGTCCTTCAAGGAG TCCCTTCTCAAAGAGCCAAGgcagcgggagaagaagtcgaaAGAGAGGAAGTACCAGTCAGAGGAGGAGAACTCGTCATCATCGTCGTCATCGGAGGAGGAACATCACCGTCACAGCATCAGCTCCAACAGTAGTGACGAGGACAACGAGGTGGTCCACAGGCCCAAGAAGCCCAAACACCGGGCCCAGGCCCCTGTGAAGTCAGACTCTGACTCTGACCTGGAAATGGAGGACTTGGACAAGGTGATGCAGCGTCTGCCTGACAACCCGATCCCCCTGTTGGACTTTGCCAACGCCTCACAGGgaatactactactattggttCTAAAGCAGCATCTCAAGAACCTCTATGGCTTCTCGGACAG TAAAATCCAAAAGTACTCTCCAACGGAATCGGCCAAGGTATACGAGAAGGCGGTGAACAGGAAGGGTCACGTGCACTTCAGCCCTCACCAGACACTGGActtcctgacctctgacctggccAACGTAGAACTCACCTACGACATCAAGAGGAGGATCGTCAAACAGTACCTAGAT TTCAAGTTACTGATGGAGCATTTGGACCCTGATGAAGAGGATGAGGAAGGTGAGGCGTCAGCCAGCGCTAACGCCAGAAACAAAGCCATCACTTCATTGCTGGGAGGGCCCAGCCACCAGGACCACAAGAACCACCACCAGGACCACAAGAACCACCACCAGGCTCCTATAGAGACGGACGACGACGAGAGCGACGGAGATGAGAAAACCCCAGTG tcatCACGGCGGTCGAGGAAGCACGGCGACTCTGCAGAGGCATCAGGTCACATGAATGAGACGTTGGCCGCCAGGGACGTCATCGCCCTCTGCTGCCCCAAGTACAAGGACCGGCCTCAGATCGCCCGCATCATCCAGAAGACCAACACGGGCTACAGAGTGCAATGGATGGCTGGCTCCTACTCTGGAGTCTGGGGCGAGGCTAAGAAACGGGACGGACGCAAAACGGTGCCTTGGGTGGACACTATCAAGGAGTCTGACATTATTTACAAGAAAATCGCCTTGACGAGTGCACACAAGCTGACGAACAGAGTGGTGCAGACTTTACGGTCACTGTACTCAGCGAAGGAGGGAACTTCCTAA